The following are encoded in a window of Cryobacterium sp. CG_9.6 genomic DNA:
- a CDS encoding O-antigen ligase family protein produces the protein MSAVRSRFVVRTFATFVLFSVLAGQFWRNLGGWWGFGAVVAIVLVGSVVGLITERPDWKWRRFPKALIIFMLLATLSILWSFYPGASLLGVGLQWITTIAALFVALVLTWAELLRTLSVALRYILALSLAFELFVAAVIQQPVLPFFVEYEGKIPLAFYWSRGLLLDGGPIEGIVANRNLLGFIALIAVIVFAVQLAARTVKRGWGIIWLVLAIVTLLLTRSSTVTLATLVVLAALVFALWARSVHHQARRPVYIVAAASVVTGVAAILAFFPLLTQLLGKSDDLTGRFDIWHSVTELASERPAFGWGWVSYWVPWVEPFQGLAVRKGVTYLQAHNAWLDVWLQLGIVGLVVFVALVLATLWRAWFLAIDRPRLGVKDDAPFAASALLPLLIMAALLAQSVAESRLLIEYGWVLLVVMAVMTKRQQGTPAPMP, from the coding sequence ATGTCCGCCGTCCGCAGCCGTTTCGTCGTTCGCACGTTTGCGACGTTTGTGTTGTTCTCGGTTCTGGCCGGCCAGTTCTGGCGCAACCTCGGCGGATGGTGGGGGTTCGGCGCCGTCGTGGCGATCGTGCTTGTCGGCAGCGTGGTGGGCCTCATTACCGAACGGCCCGATTGGAAGTGGCGCCGGTTCCCCAAGGCCCTCATCATCTTCATGCTGCTGGCGACCCTGTCGATTCTCTGGTCGTTCTACCCGGGAGCCAGCCTGCTCGGCGTGGGGTTGCAGTGGATCACCACGATCGCAGCCCTGTTCGTGGCCCTCGTCCTCACCTGGGCGGAACTACTCCGCACCCTCTCCGTCGCCCTCCGCTACATTTTGGCGCTGTCTCTCGCCTTCGAACTGTTCGTCGCCGCGGTGATTCAACAGCCCGTGCTTCCCTTCTTCGTGGAATACGAGGGCAAGATTCCGCTGGCGTTCTACTGGTCCCGGGGGCTCCTGCTCGACGGCGGCCCTATCGAGGGCATCGTTGCCAACCGCAACCTGTTGGGTTTCATTGCCCTCATTGCCGTGATCGTTTTTGCGGTGCAGCTTGCCGCCCGCACCGTCAAACGCGGCTGGGGCATCATCTGGCTCGTTCTCGCCATCGTCACCCTGCTGCTCACCCGGTCGTCGACGGTTACGCTCGCCACCCTCGTTGTGCTCGCAGCCCTGGTCTTCGCCCTGTGGGCCCGGAGCGTGCATCACCAGGCGCGGCGGCCCGTGTATATCGTGGCGGCGGCATCCGTTGTCACCGGCGTGGCAGCAATACTGGCGTTCTTTCCACTTCTTACTCAACTGCTGGGCAAGAGCGATGACCTCACGGGTCGCTTCGACATTTGGCACAGCGTCACCGAGCTCGCCAGTGAACGCCCAGCATTCGGGTGGGGCTGGGTGAGCTACTGGGTGCCATGGGTGGAACCGTTCCAGGGTCTCGCCGTGCGCAAGGGCGTGACCTACCTGCAAGCGCACAATGCCTGGCTCGATGTGTGGCTGCAACTCGGCATTGTGGGCCTGGTGGTGTTTGTGGCTCTCGTGCTGGCCACCCTGTGGCGGGCCTGGTTTCTTGCGATCGATCGCCCACGGCTGGGCGTGAAGGACGACGCACCGTTTGCGGCATCCGCTCTGCTGCCCCTGCTGATCATGGCCGCGTTGCTGGCACAGAGCGTGGCCGAGAGTCGACTGCTGATCGAATACGGATGGGTGCTGCTCGTGGTGATGGCCGTCATGACCAAGCGACAGCAGGGCACGCCTGCACCCATGCCCTAG
- a CDS encoding SRPBCC family protein: MAVNYRVLTCKPERVFEVFADAWLYPSWVVGASRMRAVDEDWPAPGSALHHSVGVWPALINDTTSVLEWDPPRHVLLKARGWPIGEANVAIDVHNHPNGCLVRLSEYPVAGSARLVPRLLTDPALHIRNTETLQRLAYLAEGNAAQ, encoded by the coding sequence ATGGCCGTCAACTACCGCGTCTTAACCTGCAAGCCCGAGCGCGTGTTCGAGGTCTTCGCCGATGCGTGGTTGTATCCCAGTTGGGTTGTCGGAGCCTCGCGCATGCGCGCTGTCGACGAGGACTGGCCCGCCCCGGGCAGCGCCCTGCACCACTCGGTGGGAGTCTGGCCCGCGCTCATCAACGACACCACGAGCGTGCTCGAGTGGGATCCGCCCCGCCACGTCTTGCTGAAGGCCCGAGGTTGGCCCATCGGTGAGGCAAACGTGGCCATCGACGTGCACAATCACCCAAACGGATGCCTCGTGCGACTCAGCGAATACCCGGTCGCGGGCTCGGCACGGCTGGTTCCCCGACTGCTCACCGACCCCGCCCTGCACATCCGCAACACGGAAACCCTGCAGCGACTCGCCTATCTGGCCGAAGGAAACGCCGCCCAGTAG
- a CDS encoding NAD(P)/FAD-dependent oxidoreductase → MSDVDAIVVGSGPNGLAAAVTLARAGLSVRVYEKNSIVGGSASTAELTLPGFHHDIGSAVHPMALASEFFQRFGITDRVKMLVPDISYGHPLAGGRAGIAYRDLERTAAALGPVDGRAWLNLFRPLLRQVDAVAEFTGNHLLRVPRHPLAVTRFGLRVLEQGTGTWNLRFRGEEAPALLTGAFAHAIQNLPSLSTAGAGLVLALHAHARGWPIPVGGSGAIAGALVDDLLAHGGEIVTDTHVRRLSDLPPASIVLLDIAPQALAKMADLPPAYAKKLSRFQYGNAVAKVDYALSGPVPWSAPELHQAPTLHVGGTRAEIARAENAVSRGQHAAAPYVLVSQPSVLDSTRAPAGQHVLWAYTHVPRGSQEDQTESITRQIERFAPGFRDTILGSASRTAVDLENRNPNYVGGDIAAGAVSIGQLIARPVLSTDPWRTPLPGVYLCSSSTPPGPGVTGLPGYRAALSALRHEHGIRQPPSLAPSIAT, encoded by the coding sequence ATGAGCGACGTAGACGCGATCGTTGTGGGCTCCGGGCCCAATGGGCTTGCCGCCGCGGTGACTCTGGCCCGGGCGGGCCTCTCCGTGCGCGTCTACGAAAAGAACTCCATCGTGGGCGGGAGCGCAAGCACGGCCGAGCTCACCCTCCCCGGCTTTCACCATGACATCGGCTCCGCCGTGCACCCCATGGCTCTCGCCTCCGAGTTCTTCCAGCGCTTCGGCATCACCGACCGCGTCAAGATGCTCGTTCCCGACATCTCCTACGGTCACCCCCTCGCGGGCGGACGCGCCGGCATCGCCTACCGCGACCTCGAACGCACCGCCGCCGCCCTCGGCCCCGTCGACGGGCGCGCCTGGCTCAACCTCTTCCGCCCACTGCTTCGCCAAGTGGATGCCGTCGCCGAGTTCACGGGGAATCACCTGCTGCGCGTGCCGCGGCATCCGCTGGCCGTCACACGTTTCGGGTTGCGGGTGCTCGAACAGGGCACCGGCACCTGGAACCTGCGGTTTCGCGGCGAGGAAGCCCCCGCGCTGCTCACGGGCGCGTTTGCCCACGCGATTCAGAATCTACCGAGCCTGTCCACCGCGGGCGCCGGACTCGTTCTCGCCCTGCACGCACACGCTCGCGGCTGGCCGATTCCTGTCGGCGGTAGCGGCGCCATCGCGGGCGCGCTCGTCGACGACCTCCTTGCGCACGGCGGGGAGATCGTGACGGACACCCACGTGCGACGCCTCTCCGACCTGCCGCCGGCCTCGATTGTGCTCCTCGACATCGCCCCGCAGGCTCTCGCGAAAATGGCTGATCTGCCGCCCGCCTACGCCAAAAAGCTGTCCCGATTCCAGTACGGCAACGCCGTGGCCAAGGTGGATTACGCGCTCTCCGGCCCGGTTCCGTGGAGCGCACCCGAGCTCCACCAGGCACCGACCCTGCACGTGGGAGGCACGCGAGCCGAGATCGCCCGCGCTGAAAATGCAGTGTCCCGCGGCCAGCACGCCGCCGCACCCTATGTCTTGGTGTCGCAGCCGAGCGTGCTCGATTCCACCCGCGCGCCCGCCGGCCAGCACGTGCTGTGGGCCTACACGCACGTGCCGCGCGGCTCTCAGGAAGACCAGACCGAGAGCATCACCCGCCAGATCGAACGGTTCGCCCCGGGTTTTCGGGACACCATCCTCGGCTCCGCGAGCCGCACCGCCGTTGACCTCGAGAACCGAAACCCCAATTACGTGGGCGGCGACATCGCGGCCGGTGCCGTCTCCATTGGCCAGCTGATCGCGCGGCCGGTACTGTCCACCGATCCCTGGCGCACTCCCCTGCCGGGCGTGTATCTGTGTTCGTCATCGACGCCCCCCGGGCCCGGCGTCACGGGCCTCCCGGGCTATCGCGCGGCCCTCAGCGCTCTCCGCCACGAGCACGGCATCCGCCAGCCCCCGTCCCTTGCCCCCAGCATCGCGACCTAG
- a CDS encoding acyl-CoA dehydrogenase family protein has protein sequence MTTSDFFGYQNILTDQEQKALAELRAYLDAEVHPIANGYWERADFPTQVIKPLADLGVYSYAWPELAPFENSAVFRGFVALELARVDASVSTFVGVQTGLVGGSIAVCGSPEQRAEWLPKFASGELTGAFGLTEPLSGSDAARGLRTTATRNGDSWVLNGAKRWIGNGTFSDITIIWARDTADDQVKGFMVRTDTPGYTATKIEGKISLRSVQNADITLENVLVPESMRLQNANSFKDTAKVLRLTRAEVSWAAVGIAVGAYDAAVAYAGTRMQFGKAIGGHQLVQDLLVKSLGNITASLGMVVRVSQMLDEGTQRDEHSALAKAYTTSRMRETVAWCRELFGGNGIVLEYNVARHFSDAEAIYSYEGTQEMNTLIVGRAITGEAAFI, from the coding sequence ATGACCACGAGCGACTTCTTTGGCTACCAGAACATCCTCACCGACCAGGAGCAGAAAGCCCTCGCCGAACTGCGCGCCTACCTGGACGCCGAGGTGCACCCGATCGCAAACGGATACTGGGAGCGGGCCGATTTCCCCACCCAGGTCATCAAGCCCCTGGCCGATCTCGGAGTGTATTCCTACGCCTGGCCCGAGCTGGCCCCGTTCGAGAATTCGGCAGTGTTCCGAGGATTCGTGGCGCTCGAGTTGGCGCGAGTGGACGCATCCGTTTCCACGTTTGTGGGCGTGCAAACCGGACTAGTGGGCGGTTCCATTGCGGTGTGCGGGTCGCCGGAGCAGCGCGCGGAGTGGCTGCCCAAGTTTGCGTCGGGTGAGCTGACCGGGGCATTCGGCCTCACCGAACCGCTCTCGGGCAGTGATGCGGCGCGTGGGCTCCGCACCACGGCCACCCGCAACGGCGACAGCTGGGTGCTGAACGGTGCCAAGCGCTGGATCGGCAACGGCACATTCTCTGACATCACCATCATCTGGGCGCGCGACACGGCCGACGACCAGGTGAAAGGTTTCATGGTGCGCACCGATACCCCCGGCTACACGGCCACCAAGATCGAGGGCAAGATCAGCCTGCGCAGCGTGCAGAACGCGGACATCACGCTCGAGAACGTGCTGGTTCCCGAGAGCATGCGCCTGCAGAACGCCAACTCCTTCAAGGACACGGCCAAGGTGCTGCGACTCACCCGCGCGGAGGTGTCGTGGGCTGCCGTGGGCATCGCGGTGGGCGCCTACGACGCCGCAGTGGCATATGCCGGGACGCGCATGCAGTTTGGCAAGGCGATCGGCGGCCACCAGCTCGTGCAGGATCTGCTGGTGAAGAGCCTCGGCAACATCACGGCGAGCCTCGGCATGGTCGTTCGCGTCTCGCAGATGCTCGACGAGGGCACCCAGCGCGACGAGCACTCGGCCCTCGCGAAGGCATACACGACCAGCCGCATGCGCGAGACCGTCGCGTGGTGCCGCGAGCTGTTCGGCGGCAACGGCATCGTGCTGGAGTACAACGTGGCCCGCCACTTCTCCGACGCTGAGGCCATCTACTCCTACGAGGGCACGCAGGAGATGAACACCCTCATCGTGGGGCGCGCCATCACCGGCGAGGCCGCCTTCATTTAG
- the manA gene encoding mannose-6-phosphate isomerase, class I — MFVGITNTPRNYAWGSQTAIADLLGHAASGQPEAELWLGAHAGSPSLIDDPSTVGGATDLAEWIGAAPEAALGTALAASVATDSLAGPAPRLPFLLKILAADRPLSLQAHPTSERARAGFELENDSDVPVGAGNRNYRDPFHKPELIFALSDTFEALSGFRDLTEVRRIIGELRALDVATDNPQPGALDALESRLTGPDAVSDTVDWLLRDGRGGDSGEVKWLVERVVALAHHAVFLAAGGAVISFATELATVQALAAEYPGDPGIVIALLVNRVSLKRGEALYLPAGNIHAYLSGLGVEVMAASDNVLRGGLTPKHIDIDELLAVLDFTPVAPPYLVPIIESEGVSVFRPDVADFQLVHIVASASSAPAPEMRQFALTGPGIAICTSGGFLVAGSGASVTLKRGQAVYVTPDEGVLTFAGAGEVFLATTNT, encoded by the coding sequence ATGTTTGTGGGCATCACCAATACGCCTCGGAATTACGCCTGGGGGTCGCAGACGGCCATTGCCGATCTGCTGGGTCATGCAGCATCGGGTCAACCGGAGGCCGAACTCTGGCTGGGTGCTCACGCTGGATCGCCGTCACTGATCGATGATCCGAGCACAGTCGGCGGAGCCACCGATCTCGCCGAGTGGATCGGAGCCGCACCCGAGGCCGCGCTGGGGACTGCGCTCGCCGCCTCCGTCGCCACCGATTCGCTGGCCGGCCCTGCACCGCGACTGCCCTTTCTGCTCAAGATTCTCGCCGCTGATCGGCCGTTGTCGTTGCAAGCGCATCCCACGTCCGAGCGGGCGCGGGCGGGTTTCGAACTCGAGAACGACTCGGATGTTCCTGTAGGCGCCGGCAACCGCAACTATCGTGACCCGTTTCACAAACCTGAGCTTATTTTTGCGCTGAGCGACACCTTTGAGGCGCTCAGCGGTTTCCGTGATCTCACCGAGGTGCGTCGCATCATTGGTGAACTTCGTGCGCTCGACGTGGCAACCGATAACCCGCAGCCGGGCGCTCTCGACGCGCTCGAGAGCCGACTTACCGGCCCGGATGCCGTGAGCGATACCGTGGACTGGCTGCTCCGTGATGGCCGTGGCGGTGACTCCGGCGAGGTGAAGTGGCTCGTCGAGCGGGTGGTGGCGCTCGCCCACCATGCGGTGTTCCTGGCAGCGGGTGGCGCCGTCATCAGCTTCGCGACCGAACTCGCCACGGTGCAAGCGCTGGCAGCCGAGTACCCGGGAGACCCGGGCATCGTGATTGCGCTGCTCGTGAACCGCGTGTCACTCAAGCGCGGCGAGGCCCTGTACTTGCCAGCCGGCAACATCCACGCCTATCTATCGGGCCTCGGCGTGGAGGTGATGGCAGCGTCAGACAACGTGCTGCGCGGTGGCCTCACCCCGAAACACATTGACATTGATGAGCTCCTCGCGGTGCTGGACTTCACCCCCGTGGCGCCGCCCTACCTGGTGCCCATTATCGAGTCCGAAGGTGTCTCCGTCTTTCGACCGGATGTCGCCGACTTCCAGTTGGTGCACATTGTGGCGTCGGCGAGCAGTGCGCCCGCGCCAGAGATGCGCCAGTTCGCGCTGACCGGTCCCGGAATTGCCATCTGCACGTCGGGTGGGTTCTTGGTGGCGGGATCCGGGGCATCCGTTACGTTGAAACGCGGCCAGGCCGTGTACGTGACCCCCGACGAGGGCGTGCTCACGTTTGCCGGCGCAGGCGAGGTGTTCCTGGCCACCACGAACACCTGA
- the galE gene encoding UDP-glucose 4-epimerase GalE, translating to MAWLVTGGAGYIGSHVVRAFLAEGMKVVVLDDLSSGHAEFVPSDVPFVRGDVLDGELLMNLFSDHEIDGVVHVAGFKYAGVSVQRPLHTYKQNVTATATLLAAMDAAGVARIVFSSSAAVYGTPRTDLVTEDTVKNPESPYGESKLIGEWLLRDQGIAAGLQHTSLRYFNVVGSGSPNLRDTSPHNLFPLVFAALSDGRTPRINGTDYATPDGTCVRDYIHVADLATSHVAAARRLAAGDTIAPVYNLGSGDGVSVGEIMTTVAAVTGIDFVPDLGPRRAGDPDRIVASGELAARDLNWKMRHTLEQMVRSAWDAEQAAVAATA from the coding sequence ATGGCCTGGTTGGTCACTGGTGGAGCCGGATACATTGGGTCGCACGTTGTGCGAGCCTTTTTGGCCGAGGGTATGAAGGTCGTTGTTCTCGACGATCTGTCGAGCGGCCACGCGGAGTTCGTGCCTTCGGACGTGCCCTTTGTGCGCGGAGATGTGCTCGACGGCGAGCTGCTGATGAACCTGTTTTCCGACCACGAGATTGATGGCGTGGTGCACGTCGCCGGCTTCAAATATGCGGGAGTGTCGGTGCAACGCCCGCTGCACACGTATAAGCAGAACGTGACCGCCACAGCTACCCTTCTCGCGGCGATGGACGCTGCCGGTGTCGCCCGCATCGTGTTCTCCTCGAGCGCCGCCGTCTATGGCACCCCGCGCACCGATCTGGTGACCGAAGACACGGTGAAGAACCCCGAGTCACCGTATGGGGAGTCCAAGCTCATTGGCGAGTGGCTGCTGCGCGACCAGGGTATTGCCGCCGGATTGCAGCACACGTCGCTCCGCTACTTCAACGTTGTCGGCTCCGGTTCCCCTAACCTGCGCGATACCAGCCCGCACAACCTGTTCCCGCTGGTCTTTGCCGCTCTGAGCGACGGTCGCACACCCCGCATCAACGGCACGGACTACGCGACCCCCGATGGCACCTGTGTGCGCGACTACATTCACGTCGCCGACCTGGCCACGTCACACGTAGCTGCGGCCCGGCGTCTGGCTGCCGGCGACACCATTGCTCCGGTCTATAACCTCGGAAGCGGTGACGGTGTGTCGGTCGGCGAGATTATGACGACGGTGGCGGCCGTGACGGGCATCGACTTTGTGCCGGACCTGGGTCCTCGCCGCGCGGGCGATCCCGACCGCATCGTGGCCTCGGGTGAGCTTGCAGCCCGCGACCTCAACTGGAAAATGCGCCACACCCTCGAGCAGATGGTGCGCAGCGCTTGGGACGCGGAGCAGGCGGCCGTCGCCGCCACGGCCTAG
- a CDS encoding WhiB family transcriptional regulator, which translates to MAIPDYRSGVPEDWFVDPVRLGVPGVRQEQGEGNPLSWQTDSLCAQTDPEAFFPEKGGSTRDAKKICASCEVRSQCLEYALANDERFGIWGGLSERERRKLRKRA; encoded by the coding sequence ATGGCTATACCTGATTATCGTTCTGGAGTCCCCGAGGACTGGTTCGTCGATCCTGTTCGTCTGGGTGTTCCCGGCGTACGACAGGAACAGGGGGAAGGCAACCCGCTCTCTTGGCAGACAGATTCGTTGTGTGCTCAGACCGACCCCGAGGCGTTTTTTCCGGAAAAAGGTGGGTCTACCCGCGATGCGAAGAAGATCTGCGCATCGTGTGAGGTTCGCTCGCAGTGCCTGGAATACGCACTCGCCAATGATGAGCGTTTCGGCATCTGGGGCGGGCTTTCCGAACGTGAGCGGCGCAAACTGCGGAAACGCGCCTAA